CCGCGACGTCACGCTGGTGCTGGCGGCAGTTGCCGGTGACGCGACGGGCCCGGATCTTGCCGCGGTCGGAGATGAACTTCCGCAGCAGGCCGGTGTCCTTGTAGTCGATGTCCTGGGCCTTGTCCTTGCAGAACGCGCACACCTTCTTCTTCGGCTTGCGCAGGACGGGCTTGGCCATGGGGGTACTCCTGGTGGTTCTCGGTCACCGCGCGCCGGGCGCGCGGGAGGGGGTGGAT
This sequence is a window from Pseudonocardia petroleophila. Protein-coding genes within it:
- the rpsR gene encoding 30S ribosomal protein S18 produces the protein MAKPVLRKPKKKVCAFCKDKAQDIDYKDTGLLRKFISDRGKIRARRVTGNCRQHQRDVAVAVKNSREVALLPYTSTAR